The Setaria italica strain Yugu1 chromosome IX, Setaria_italica_v2.0, whole genome shotgun sequence genome has a window encoding:
- the LOC101785513 gene encoding uncharacterized protein LOC101785513, with amino-acid sequence MGASLSLVPVLDYFARREFLAAGLRPNAATLPYPDGGAGATCTVHYWAPPGEPRLPPLLLVHGFGPRATWQWRCQVGPLSRHFHVIVPDLLGFGGSAYPFETAPPPSEATQAATLAALLDALPGLEGRRVAAAGTSYGGFVTYWLARAVGAGRVGPVVIASSDLLKTAADDRGFLKRAGEGWGGVDEILLPAEPAAMRKLIELASYRPPPRAMMPDFMLRDFIQKLFTDNRERLVHLLKGITVGTDKFQVTPISQDVLIVWGDHDQLFPLEKAFAVQRSLNGSARMEVIKNTGHAPQLEDPARFNKVMLDFLLAAHKPDPSVNGGSQ; translated from the exons ATGGGGGCCAGCCTGAGCCTCGTGCCGGTGCTCGACTACTTCGCCCGGCGCGagttcctcgccgccggcctccgcccgaACGCCGCCACGCTCCCGTAcccggacggcggcgccggggcgacGTGCACCGTCCACTACTGGGCGCCGCCGGGGGAGCCGCGGCTCCCGCCGCTCCTGCTTGTCCACGGCTTCGGGCCCCGGGCCACCTGGCAGTGGCGGTGCCAGGTGGGCCCCCTCTCGCGCCACTTCCACGTCATCGTGCCCGACCTCCTGGGCTTCGGCGGCAGCGCGTACCCGTTcgagacggcgccgccgccgtcggaggcCACGCAGGCCGCGAcgctggcggcgctgctggACGCGCTCCCCGGGTTGGAGGGGAGGCGCGTGGCCGCGGCAGGCACGAGCTACGGCGGGTTCGTGACCTACTGGCTGGCGCGCGCGGTGGGGGCCGGCCGGGTCGGCCCCGTGGTGATCGCGAGCTCCGACCTGCTCAAGACGGCGGCCGACGACAGGGGGTTCCTGAAGCGCGCCGGCGAAGGGTGGGGCGGCGTCGACGAgatcctcctccccgccgagcCCGCCGCGATGCGGAAGCTCATCGAGCTGGCGTCataccgcccgccgccgcgggcgatGATGCCGGACTTCATGCTCCGGGACTTCATCCAG AAACTCTTCACGGACAACAGGGAGCGTCTTGTTCATCTCCTCAAGGGGATTACGGTCGGCACGGATAAATTCCAAGTGACTCCAATATCTCAG GACGTGTTGATTGTCTGGGGAGACCACGATCAGCTGTTCCCGCTGGAGAAAGCGTTCGCAGTTCAGAG GTCTCTGAACGGGAGCGCTAGAATGGAGGTCATCAAGAACACGGGCCACGCTCCGCAGCTGGAGGACCCGGCTCGGTTCAACAAGGTCATGCTGGACTTCTTGCTGGCCGCTCACAAGCCTGATCCCTCGGTTAATGGCGGCTCGCAGTAA